A stretch of the Sulfoacidibacillus ferrooxidans genome encodes the following:
- a CDS encoding ArsR family transcriptional regulator: MCLDNRVHLTNFRIDLTNIGIKKKKPYGLCVQDFVAHLQLPQSTVSHHLSLLSQCWACTECEEWVVGVLLPR, encoded by the coding sequence GTGTGTCTTGACAACAGGGTTCATCTTACAAATTTTCGTATTGATTTAACAAACATCGGGATCAAGAAGAAAAAACCATATGGACTTTGCGTTCAGGACTTTGTAGCTCATTTACAGTTACCACAATCGACCGTATCTCATCATTTATCCTTGCTTTCGCAATGCTGGGCTTGTACGGAGTGTGAAGAATGGGTTGTGGGTGTATTACTACCGAGATGA